One Misgurnus anguillicaudatus chromosome 22, ASM2758022v2, whole genome shotgun sequence DNA segment encodes these proteins:
- the nanos2 gene encoding nanos homolog 1 has protein sequence MNTMQSNRDDEKTAIPSPDGCFLMWHDYMDLHKTLSDLFNRKDTGQTCADDEGLKNLRPRRLDSGSVGNISSSASSSSASSYRDQRDKCGFCKHNGEAVEVYTSHRLKSKDGKIVCPVLRTYVCPVCSATGDWAHTRQHCPFRSASLHPHINGL, from the coding sequence ATGAACACCATGCAGTCCAACCGTGATGATGAGAAGACCGCCATCCCTTCACCTGACGGGTGCTTCCTAATGTGGCACGATTATATGGATCTGCACAAAACGCTGTCGGATCTGTTCAACCGAAAGGACACCGGGCAGACCTGCGCAGATGATGAAGGCTTGAAAAACCTTCGTCCCCGGAGGCTGGACAGCGGCTCTGTCGGTAACATCAGCAGCAGcgccagcagcagcagcgcATCCTCGTACCGTGATCAGCGCGACAAATGCGGCTTTTGCAAACACAACGGCGAGGCTGTGGAGGTCTACACGAGCCACAGACTTAAATCTAAAGACGGAAAGATCGTATGCCCGGTTTTAAGAACCTACGTGTGTCCGGTCTGCTCAGCCACCGGTGATTGGGCGCACACGCGCCAGCATTGCCCTTTCAGAAGCGCATCTCTTCACCCTCATATTAATGGACTCTAA